A stretch of Estrella lausannensis DNA encodes these proteins:
- a CDS encoding class I SAM-dependent rRNA methyltransferase gives MTVVLKPGRERPILMRHQWIFSGAIESIDLDEEGGIAKVLDSHGALLGHAYFNTRSDITGRMVSFKDADPLEAIMKKVREAADLRKTLFDTKQTNAFRVINGEGDGLPGFVADLYGSILVVQVGTLGMEKLKDSLIEQLKEIFPITCVFEKSTAPARKKEGLTPKEEALFGELPKECEILENGLSYIVNIREGQKTGFFLDHREMRLKVRSLSKNRRVLNCFSYTGGFTVSALAGGACLADSVDASKMAVATAERNVNLNGLKAEGSRFLKADAFDFLKLDPLDYDLVILDPPAFAKSRGEVKGALRGYREINREAMRKMPDGSLLLTASCSYYVNAPLFEQTVLQAALDAGRDVRIVGRHIQAPDHPVNLYHEESDYLKSLLLVLH, from the coding sequence ATGACAGTTGTTTTAAAACCGGGCCGTGAAAGGCCGATCTTAATGCGCCATCAATGGATTTTTTCCGGTGCTATTGAATCGATAGATCTCGACGAGGAGGGAGGCATCGCCAAAGTCTTGGACAGCCACGGCGCCCTCTTAGGTCACGCCTACTTCAACACCCGCTCCGATATCACGGGCAGGATGGTCTCTTTTAAAGATGCCGATCCGCTCGAAGCTATCATGAAAAAGGTGCGAGAAGCGGCGGATTTACGCAAGACACTCTTCGATACCAAGCAGACGAATGCTTTCCGTGTCATCAACGGGGAAGGCGACGGACTTCCCGGCTTTGTAGCCGATCTCTACGGCTCGATTTTGGTTGTCCAGGTGGGAACGCTTGGCATGGAAAAGTTGAAAGACAGCCTCATTGAACAGTTAAAAGAGATATTTCCCATCACCTGCGTTTTTGAGAAATCGACAGCGCCGGCCAGGAAAAAAGAGGGCTTGACACCCAAGGAAGAGGCTCTTTTCGGAGAGCTCCCCAAGGAGTGTGAAATTCTCGAAAACGGCCTCTCTTACATCGTCAATATCAGGGAGGGGCAGAAGACAGGATTTTTCCTCGACCACCGGGAGATGCGGCTTAAGGTGCGCTCGCTCAGCAAAAACCGCCGCGTGTTGAACTGTTTTTCCTATACAGGCGGGTTTACGGTGTCTGCCCTTGCAGGGGGAGCCTGTCTTGCCGACTCTGTCGACGCCTCGAAAATGGCTGTCGCGACAGCTGAGCGCAATGTGAACCTGAATGGATTGAAGGCGGAGGGGTCGCGTTTTCTTAAAGCCGACGCTTTTGATTTTCTCAAGTTGGATCCGCTTGACTACGATCTTGTCATCTTAGATCCACCCGCGTTTGCCAAGAGCCGCGGCGAGGTCAAAGGAGCTCTCCGGGGCTATCGTGAGATTAACAGGGAAGCGATGCGCAAAATGCCGGACGGGTCGCTCTTGCTCACTGCCAGCTGTTCGTACTATGTCAACGCCCCGCTGTTCGAGCAGACAGTGCTGCAGGCGGCGCTGGATGCCGGACGTGATGTCCGTATTGTCGGTCGGCATATTCAGGCACCTGACCATCCGGTTAATCTTTACCACGAAGAGAGCGACTACCTGAAGAGCCTGCTTCTCGTGCTGCATTGA
- a CDS encoding DUF423 domain-containing protein has translation MNKFFQIEGVLFALASVILGASFAHRHSTTDPKDYEALQTGLRYLMVHSVAIFFGASEPALQGWIGLAGLSLISLGIFLFSGSLFIVTRIRGTALRYVTPVGGSILILGWIFILWAVMIS, from the coding sequence ATGAATAAATTTTTTCAGATCGAAGGTGTCCTTTTCGCCTTGGCTTCGGTGATTCTGGGGGCATCGTTCGCTCATCGCCACAGCACTACAGATCCCAAAGACTACGAAGCGCTGCAGACAGGTTTGCGTTATCTGATGGTGCATTCCGTCGCTATTTTTTTTGGGGCGTCCGAACCCGCCCTGCAGGGATGGATCGGCCTTGCCGGCTTAAGCTTGATATCACTTGGGATTTTTCTTTTTTCAGGGAGCCTTTTTATCGTCACAAGGATTAGGGGAACCGCCTTGCGCTACGTAACTCCCGTTGGAGGCTCCATCTTGATCTTGGGATGGATCTTTATCCTCTGGGCGGTTATGATTTCTTGA
- a CDS encoding NUDIX hydrolase — translation MLHDPLENSKTVFHGLRFDVRALDVETASGKTFKKQYIAHPGAVVILPLFDNGDVLLIRNQRFAVGQRLLELPAGTKEKGEEAATTAARELEEETGYTAKKLTLLTSFFTSPGITNENMDAYLAQGLIKTAQKLDESEEIEVEIHPLQKALEMVRTGEIKDGKSINALLFYQAFYLRL, via the coding sequence ATGCTGCACGATCCTCTAGAAAATTCAAAGACTGTTTTTCACGGCCTCCGTTTTGATGTCCGCGCTCTCGATGTCGAGACTGCCAGCGGCAAAACATTCAAAAAGCAGTATATCGCCCATCCCGGCGCGGTGGTGATTCTTCCTCTATTTGATAACGGCGATGTCCTTCTGATCCGCAACCAGCGCTTTGCCGTCGGTCAAAGACTTCTGGAACTTCCGGCGGGAACTAAAGAGAAGGGCGAGGAGGCGGCTACGACGGCTGCAAGAGAGTTGGAAGAAGAGACGGGCTACACCGCAAAAAAGCTCACGCTGCTAACCTCCTTTTTCACAAGTCCCGGCATCACAAACGAAAATATGGATGCCTATCTGGCGCAAGGTCTAATCAAAACAGCGCAAAAGCTGGATGAGTCGGAGGAGATCGAAGTGGAGATCCATCCCCTTCAAAAAGCACTCGAGATGGTAAGAACCGGAGAGATCAAAGACGGAAAGAGCATCAATGCTCTTCTTTTCTATCAGGCCTTCTACTTGCGCCTGTAA
- a CDS encoding YbhB/YbcL family Raf kinase inhibitor-like protein, whose amino-acid sequence MRLESSAFNGGQPIPERYTCDGEDVSPPLQISDVPKGCKSLAMFVDDPDAPVGTFDHWIVWNLHPKTNDLAEGVSLPHEGENGFGTVGWRGPCPPRGSPHRYFFRLYALDTMLPLREGSNREEVEEAMEGHILEKAELMGTYRRK is encoded by the coding sequence GTGAGACTGGAAAGCTCTGCCTTTAATGGCGGCCAGCCGATTCCTGAGCGCTACACTTGCGATGGGGAGGATGTGTCGCCACCCCTGCAGATCAGCGATGTGCCGAAGGGGTGTAAAAGCCTGGCTATGTTTGTTGACGATCCGGATGCTCCTGTCGGGACGTTCGATCACTGGATCGTATGGAATCTGCATCCGAAGACTAATGATTTGGCCGAAGGAGTGTCCCTTCCTCACGAAGGGGAGAACGGATTTGGAACCGTAGGCTGGCGGGGGCCTTGTCCACCGCGCGGTTCACCTCATCGGTATTTCTTTCGCCTCTACGCCCTTGATACGATGCTGCCTCTTAGAGAGGGAAGCAATAGAGAGGAGGTAGAAGAGGCTATGGAAGGGCATATTCTTGAGAAGGCGGAGCTGATGGGAACTTACAGGCGCAAGTAG
- a CDS encoding class I SAM-dependent methyltransferase, whose protein sequence is MLKKDTSWENSSDWYKKAVGEKGHYYHSHIILPKGIPLLDFSRFENPKLLDIGCGQGILSRAIPHSVGYCGLDLSKSLISEARKLAKDREHQFIHHDATKPYPIPRESFTHAASVLAIQNMEDQASVLKHASLSLVKGGLLLLVLNHPCFRVPRKSSWGYDEKAKIQYRRIDAYMGDLKIPVETHPSKKEKSPVTFTFHHSLSYFSSILLKNGFIIEKIEEWCSDKKSEGGRAKAEDKARDEIPLFLALLAKKERE, encoded by the coding sequence ATGCTTAAAAAGGATACATCCTGGGAAAATTCAAGCGATTGGTACAAGAAAGCGGTCGGTGAAAAAGGCCACTACTACCACAGTCATATCATCCTTCCCAAGGGGATTCCGCTGCTGGATTTTTCCCGATTTGAAAACCCGAAGCTACTGGATATCGGCTGCGGTCAGGGCATCCTGTCGCGCGCCATCCCCCACTCTGTGGGCTACTGCGGCCTCGATCTTTCCAAAAGCCTGATCAGCGAAGCGAGAAAACTGGCAAAAGACAGAGAGCACCAATTTATTCACCACGACGCCACCAAACCTTACCCCATCCCGCGGGAAAGTTTCACACATGCCGCATCTGTTTTGGCTATCCAGAACATGGAAGATCAAGCATCGGTGCTAAAGCACGCCTCCCTCTCTCTAGTCAAAGGCGGTCTTCTGCTCTTAGTGCTCAATCACCCCTGTTTTCGTGTGCCCAGAAAAAGCTCCTGGGGCTATGACGAAAAGGCTAAAATCCAGTACCGCCGGATCGATGCCTATATGGGCGATTTGAAAATCCCGGTCGAGACACATCCGAGCAAAAAAGAGAAATCCCCGGTGACCTTCACCTTCCATCACTCCCTCTCTTACTTCTCGTCCATTTTATTGAAAAATGGATTTATCATCGAAAAAATCGAGGAGTGGTGCTCGGACAAAAAAAGCGAAGGCGGACGGGCTAAAGCAGAAGATAAGGCACGGGATGAAATCCCTCTTTTCCTCGCTTTACTCGCCAAAAAGGAAAGGGAGTAA
- the hutH gene encoding histidine ammonia-lyase, which produces MPKKAILLSGSALTLNDLIPLAEGAPFSLCEQALEKVNSARVLVEKIAKKGKPCYGVNTGFGLLAKEAIPPSQQKKLQLNIIRSHAAGFGEPLSRQECRLAAILRLNVLLKGRTGSTPSLCQAFATLIQRDVIPCIPSRGSVGASGDLAPLSHLALPLIGEGEAYYRGKIVPAGEALKKAGLKPVVLQEKEGLGLINGTQVMIAVGGMAAILAKSLAHVASKIAALTFEGFEGNVEALHPFIHKERNQPGQISAAQAILEELRGSYLMDKSIKHRFVQDPYSLRCAPQVHGASLDFLSFALKVVERELSAATDNPLVFAEEERVLSGGNFHGEPLALAFDTAALAIAEIANISERRLDLLLNPQMSGLNAFLAKNPGLESGYMAAQYLAASLVAENKVLAHPASVDSIPGNAGIEDHVSMGMTAALKLKNIVKNVKAVLAVELIAAAQAADLRGISKKLGKGTSATYKRLRQKVPPLNEDRIVSLDINESNCIIEEMTKEFV; this is translated from the coding sequence ATGCCAAAAAAAGCAATTCTTCTTTCAGGCTCCGCTTTAACGCTTAACGACCTCATTCCTCTCGCTGAAGGGGCGCCTTTCTCCCTTTGCGAACAGGCTTTGGAGAAAGTCAATTCCGCCCGAGTTCTCGTTGAAAAAATCGCTAAAAAGGGAAAGCCCTGCTACGGCGTCAATACCGGCTTTGGCCTGCTTGCCAAAGAAGCAATACCTCCCTCCCAACAAAAGAAATTGCAACTGAACATCATCCGCAGCCATGCCGCCGGATTTGGCGAGCCATTAAGCAGGCAAGAGTGTCGCCTTGCAGCGATCCTGCGTCTAAACGTGCTGCTCAAAGGCCGCACCGGCTCAACCCCTTCTCTTTGTCAAGCGTTTGCCACCCTGATTCAGAGGGATGTGATTCCATGCATTCCATCGAGAGGCTCCGTCGGAGCCAGCGGAGACTTGGCGCCCCTCTCGCACCTAGCCCTTCCGCTGATTGGGGAAGGCGAGGCCTATTACAGGGGAAAGATTGTTCCGGCCGGGGAAGCCCTTAAAAAAGCAGGGCTGAAGCCTGTCGTCTTACAGGAAAAAGAGGGACTGGGTTTGATCAACGGCACGCAGGTGATGATCGCGGTCGGGGGAATGGCCGCAATTCTTGCTAAGTCCCTTGCCCATGTCGCAAGCAAAATTGCCGCGCTGACTTTTGAGGGTTTCGAAGGCAACGTCGAAGCGCTGCATCCTTTTATCCACAAGGAAAGAAATCAGCCGGGTCAAATCAGCGCCGCCCAAGCGATCCTTGAGGAGTTGCGCGGCTCGTATCTAATGGACAAATCCATCAAACATCGCTTTGTCCAAGACCCCTACTCCCTCCGCTGCGCTCCCCAGGTACATGGCGCCTCCCTCGATTTTCTGTCGTTTGCTCTCAAGGTCGTTGAAAGAGAGCTCTCGGCAGCAACGGACAACCCCCTTGTCTTTGCCGAAGAGGAAAGAGTGCTGAGCGGAGGGAATTTCCACGGTGAACCCCTTGCCCTCGCTTTCGATACGGCAGCCCTTGCCATCGCGGAAATCGCCAATATCTCCGAGAGGCGGCTGGACCTGCTCTTGAACCCTCAGATGAGCGGCCTTAACGCCTTTTTGGCCAAAAACCCCGGACTTGAGTCTGGCTATATGGCGGCTCAATATCTTGCAGCCAGTTTAGTTGCTGAAAACAAAGTACTTGCACACCCAGCGTCTGTCGACTCCATCCCCGGAAATGCCGGCATCGAAGACCACGTCTCAATGGGAATGACAGCAGCTCTGAAACTGAAAAATATCGTCAAAAATGTCAAAGCGGTTCTGGCAGTGGAACTAATCGCGGCAGCACAAGCGGCAGATCTCCGCGGCATTTCGAAAAAGCTCGGCAAAGGAACGTCGGCAACGTACAAGCGGCTCAGGCAAAAGGTCCCCCCGCTAAATGAAGACCGTATCGTTTCTCTTGATATTAACGAATCCAACTGCATCATCGAAGAGATGACCAAGGAGTTTGTATGA
- a CDS encoding 4a-hydroxytetrahydrobiopterin dehydratase has product MKEKHCPLHEKKCVPCQGGVPPLEGHRVHELIKELSPGWKADTEQHLHKEWHFRDFKEAWRFVDRISEIAEGEGHHPDIYLSWGKVAVTLWTHKINGLTESDFILAAKYDKAFDNSSKGS; this is encoded by the coding sequence ATGAAAGAAAAACACTGCCCGCTCCATGAAAAAAAATGCGTTCCCTGCCAGGGCGGCGTCCCACCGCTGGAGGGACATAGAGTCCACGAGCTGATCAAAGAGCTTTCCCCCGGATGGAAAGCGGACACAGAACAGCATCTCCACAAGGAGTGGCATTTCCGCGACTTTAAAGAAGCCTGGCGTTTTGTCGACCGCATCAGTGAAATTGCCGAAGGGGAAGGCCACCATCCCGATATCTATTTATCTTGGGGAAAAGTAGCCGTCACACTGTGGACACATAAAATCAACGGTCTCACCGAAAGCGACTTCATCTTAGCTGCCAAATACGACAAAGCCTTCGATAACTCCTCCAAAGGTAGTTAG
- the hutU gene encoding urocanate hydratase: MSNHIQAFLREYASHPRYRAPTGSKLNALSWQTEAPLRMLLNNLDADVAEDPDKLIVYGGLGQAARSEEALRVIITNLLTLREDESLLIQSGKAVARLKTHPEAPRVLIANSNLVPKWANWDHFFHLKEKGLMMYGQMTAGSWIYIGTQGILQGTYETFASLARKHFGGSLAGKIVVTAGLGGMGGAQPLAVTMNQGVILAADVDPQRIEKRINTRYLDIHAGSYEEAKALAFKAKEERRPLSIGITMDIGELLEKITNDHWIPDAATDQTSAHDPLNGYIPRGLTLEAASRLRKENPALYRERSIQSMAAHVGFLLELKRRGTHVFDYGNNLRAFAEEGGEKKAFSIPGFVPEYIRPLFCEGKGPFRWAALSGDPEDIRICEEAILQAFEGNQHISAWIRGAREKVAFQGLPARILWLGLGERVKAGLLFNDLVRQGKLKAPVVIGRDHLDAGSVASPNRETEGMLDGSDAVSDWPLLNLMANTAGGATWVSFHHGGGVGMGYSQHAGMVVLADGTERQENCLRRVLHADPALGVIRHADAGYQEAQKIAQSSGLNLS; the protein is encoded by the coding sequence ATGTCAAATCACATCCAAGCCTTCTTGCGTGAGTACGCCAGCCACCCCCGATACCGTGCTCCCACCGGCAGCAAACTCAATGCCCTGAGCTGGCAGACCGAAGCGCCCCTGCGCATGCTCCTGAATAATCTCGATGCCGATGTCGCTGAAGATCCAGACAAACTGATTGTCTATGGCGGCTTAGGACAGGCAGCCCGAAGCGAGGAGGCCTTGAGAGTCATCATCACGAACCTTCTGACGCTACGGGAAGACGAAAGCCTCCTCATCCAGTCGGGAAAAGCAGTAGCAAGACTTAAGACGCATCCGGAAGCTCCCAGGGTTTTGATTGCCAATAGCAACTTAGTTCCCAAATGGGCGAATTGGGACCATTTCTTCCATCTGAAAGAAAAAGGGCTCATGATGTATGGACAGATGACTGCGGGAAGCTGGATATACATTGGGACTCAAGGAATACTGCAAGGAACCTATGAAACTTTCGCCTCTTTGGCAAGAAAGCATTTCGGCGGGAGCCTTGCCGGTAAGATCGTCGTGACCGCAGGTCTTGGCGGCATGGGCGGCGCGCAGCCGCTGGCAGTCACCATGAACCAAGGGGTTATCCTCGCGGCGGATGTAGACCCCCAAAGGATTGAAAAGAGGATCAATACCAGATACCTCGACATCCATGCCGGCAGCTATGAGGAGGCCAAAGCACTTGCTTTCAAAGCAAAGGAGGAGAGACGCCCCCTCTCCATTGGAATCACGATGGATATCGGCGAGCTGCTGGAGAAAATCACCAATGATCATTGGATTCCCGATGCCGCGACCGACCAGACGTCGGCGCACGACCCTCTGAATGGATATATTCCGCGCGGTTTGACTCTGGAGGCTGCATCGCGCCTTCGCAAAGAAAACCCGGCCCTCTACCGGGAACGTTCTATACAAAGCATGGCCGCGCATGTCGGCTTCCTCCTTGAGCTAAAGAGACGAGGGACTCACGTTTTCGACTATGGCAACAACTTGCGCGCGTTTGCTGAGGAAGGAGGCGAAAAGAAGGCCTTTTCCATACCAGGCTTTGTTCCTGAATACATTCGCCCCCTCTTTTGCGAAGGCAAAGGCCCCTTCCGCTGGGCGGCCCTCTCCGGGGATCCGGAAGATATCCGCATCTGCGAAGAGGCCATTTTACAGGCATTTGAAGGCAATCAACACATCAGCGCCTGGATTCGAGGAGCAAGAGAAAAGGTCGCCTTTCAGGGCTTGCCAGCCCGCATCCTATGGCTTGGGCTCGGCGAAAGAGTGAAAGCGGGTCTTTTATTCAACGATTTAGTCAGGCAAGGCAAGTTGAAAGCACCCGTCGTGATAGGCCGCGACCATCTTGATGCCGGCTCTGTTGCCTCTCCTAACCGGGAAACGGAAGGAATGCTCGACGGATCAGATGCCGTATCGGATTGGCCCCTACTTAATTTGATGGCAAATACAGCAGGAGGCGCTACCTGGGTCTCTTTTCACCACGGCGGAGGTGTAGGCATGGGCTACTCCCAGCACGCAGGCATGGTCGTCTTGGCCGACGGTACAGAAAGACAAGAAAATTGCCTCAGAAGAGTGCTGCATGCCGATCCGGCGCTTGGCGTCATCCGCCATGCGGATGCCGGATATCAAGAGGCACAAAAAATCGCTCAATCTTCCGGGCTCAACCTAAGCTGA
- the hutI gene encoding imidazolonepropionase, whose product MTNKQNSPVLFGPFEELLTMDGLPASGPIKDSNLPIIKEGGLLVSNGKVVKAGLYSDLALHAASSYSFKSKTVALPAYIDAHTHMCFAGSRSQDFMMRLQGKTYSEIAREGGGILRSVKATRQASKEELMKLLLERLQQKLRDGIGTAEIKSGYGLDEATELKMLSVINEAKSLQPIKLIPTLLAAHTLPPEFDLRGAYLEWIVDELFPKVKDGNLTERVDIFCDDCAFTVKEASYFLFEAKAQGFTLTCHADQFSRGGALVAANLRALSADHLEASEEEDLLALKRSGTYPIVLPGASLGLGMPFARARKMLDLDLPLVIASDWNPGSAPSGDLVTQASILAVFEKLTVAETLAAITYRAASALKVAKRGILKPTWAADFVVYQANDHRDIIYRQGALKPSATVIGGVPYLFSDP is encoded by the coding sequence ATGACAAACAAGCAAAATTCTCCCGTTCTCTTTGGACCGTTTGAAGAGCTTCTCACCATGGATGGGCTCCCCGCATCCGGCCCTATCAAAGACAGCAACCTTCCCATCATCAAAGAGGGCGGTCTACTCGTCAGCAATGGAAAGGTGGTCAAAGCAGGGCTCTACAGCGACTTGGCACTCCATGCGGCATCCTCCTACTCTTTCAAGAGCAAAACGGTCGCCTTGCCCGCCTATATCGATGCCCACACCCACATGTGCTTTGCCGGCAGCAGGTCTCAGGATTTTATGATGCGTCTGCAGGGGAAAACCTATTCTGAAATCGCCAGGGAAGGCGGAGGCATCCTGAGGAGTGTTAAAGCCACGCGTCAGGCTTCCAAAGAGGAACTGATGAAACTTCTGCTGGAGCGGCTTCAGCAAAAGCTGAGAGATGGCATCGGCACAGCGGAGATCAAGAGCGGGTACGGACTGGACGAGGCAACGGAGCTGAAAATGCTCTCTGTCATCAACGAGGCAAAATCGCTGCAACCCATAAAGCTGATACCCACACTTCTCGCCGCCCATACGCTGCCGCCCGAATTCGACTTAAGAGGAGCCTATCTTGAATGGATCGTGGATGAGCTCTTCCCGAAGGTCAAGGACGGCAACCTCACCGAAAGGGTGGACATCTTTTGCGATGACTGCGCCTTTACCGTTAAAGAAGCGTCCTATTTTCTTTTTGAGGCAAAAGCTCAAGGGTTTACCCTCACCTGTCACGCCGACCAATTCTCAAGGGGGGGAGCCCTCGTTGCTGCCAATCTGCGAGCCCTTTCCGCCGATCATTTGGAAGCAAGCGAAGAAGAAGACTTGCTGGCTCTAAAGAGAAGCGGCACTTACCCCATCGTTCTTCCCGGAGCCTCACTTGGCCTCGGCATGCCCTTTGCGAGAGCAAGGAAAATGCTGGATCTGGATCTCCCTCTGGTTATAGCCTCGGACTGGAACCCGGGTTCCGCTCCTTCTGGCGACCTTGTAACGCAGGCGTCGATCTTGGCTGTCTTTGAAAAACTGACCGTGGCCGAAACTTTAGCCGCCATCACCTACAGGGCAGCTTCAGCACTCAAGGTCGCCAAGAGAGGCATCCTGAAGCCTACATGGGCGGCCGATTTTGTTGTCTATCAGGCAAATGACCACCGCGACATCATCTACCGGCAAGGCGCCCTCAAGCCCTCCGCTACCGTCATCGGCGGCGTCCCCTACCTCTTCTCCGATCCATAA
- the hutG gene encoding formimidoylglutamase, whose protein sequence is MKHTFFQKKDWTGRDDGAPLRVHQFTETQNPETPLNPSGAYALLGFAVDEGVRRNQGRIGAAKGPPAFRKALANLPVLKEGFSLLDCGDISCPEQDLEAAQTYFQKQCEQLFKDDCFPFAVGGGHEIALPHYRALANTHKESAIGIINFDAHLDIRAPLDGKLATSGSSFYQIYHERTKNKLPFHYLCLGAQRFGNTVDLWRRLKEFGGEAVLAEEITWNFPEAQQRLTAFMSECDLIYLTICLDVFSPAYAPGVSAPSPLGIAPLEAVRLLRSIARSGKVKTFNIAELNPQYDVDDKTAKLAALITMELLTSLHP, encoded by the coding sequence ATGAAACACACGTTCTTTCAAAAAAAGGACTGGACCGGACGCGACGACGGAGCGCCTCTTCGGGTCCATCAGTTCACGGAAACGCAAAATCCTGAAACACCGCTTAACCCATCGGGAGCCTATGCTCTTTTGGGGTTTGCCGTCGATGAAGGCGTTAGGCGCAATCAGGGTAGAATAGGAGCGGCAAAAGGGCCTCCCGCCTTCAGAAAAGCTCTTGCCAATCTCCCGGTTTTAAAAGAGGGGTTTTCATTACTCGATTGCGGGGATATCTCCTGTCCGGAACAAGACCTGGAGGCGGCGCAGACCTATTTTCAAAAGCAATGCGAACAGCTTTTCAAAGACGACTGCTTTCCCTTCGCTGTCGGCGGCGGCCACGAAATTGCCCTGCCCCACTATAGAGCTCTTGCCAACACCCACAAAGAGAGCGCCATCGGCATCATCAATTTCGATGCCCATCTCGATATCCGTGCGCCTCTCGACGGCAAGCTCGCAACGTCAGGCAGCTCTTTTTATCAGATCTACCACGAGCGCACCAAAAATAAACTGCCGTTTCACTACCTCTGCCTTGGAGCGCAACGCTTCGGCAATACCGTCGATTTGTGGAGGAGACTCAAAGAGTTTGGCGGCGAGGCTGTATTGGCAGAAGAGATCACCTGGAACTTTCCGGAAGCCCAGCAACGACTGACAGCGTTCATGAGTGAGTGTGATCTCATTTACCTCACGATCTGCCTTGATGTCTTTTCGCCTGCATACGCCCCGGGAGTGAGCGCTCCTTCCCCTCTCGGAATTGCCCCATTGGAGGCTGTGCGCCTGCTCAGGAGCATCGCGCGGAGCGGAAAAGTCAAGACGTTCAATATCGCCGAGCTAAACCCTCAATACGATGTCGATGACAAGACGGCCAAGCTGGCGGCGTTAATCACGATGGAACTGCTAACTTCATTGCACCCTTGA
- a CDS encoding N-acetylglucosamine-6-phosphate deacetylase — MPGILRIKNGYLLKDKKFRKEDLYVDQGRGVIIPKAVRVEEEIDARGLFLSPGLIDLQLNGVRGVDFSVDPAGLLKASDYLPLEGVTAFMPTVITLPIAKYPSLLSDYDEVLKNRRFLGAEPLGIHLEGPFFNPGKRGAHAEENVITSFDRERGLEGYFGSLSSIKMATLAPEVGHGIELVELFTKANVRVFLGHTESAAHLALEARKRGAVGITHLFNAMPSFHHREGGLIGLCLLKRHFYYSLIADGKHLSEEALSLAWSLNPEGLFLVSDACALLGTDSDEATLGGEPVLRKGGVPARPDGRLASGALGLSGAVQRLWGASGCSREEALLAATEKPARIIGEFPRRGSLEEGAIADIALFDDNLVLKGCFVKGAMKLAVPS, encoded by the coding sequence GTGCCGGGCATTTTACGGATAAAAAATGGATATCTGCTGAAGGATAAGAAGTTTAGGAAAGAAGATCTCTATGTCGATCAAGGCAGAGGAGTCATTATTCCCAAGGCAGTAAGGGTAGAAGAGGAGATCGATGCCCGCGGGCTTTTCCTCTCTCCAGGGCTGATCGACCTGCAGCTCAATGGTGTGAGGGGGGTGGATTTTTCGGTGGATCCGGCCGGGTTATTGAAAGCCTCTGATTACCTGCCGCTTGAAGGGGTTACCGCGTTCATGCCGACCGTGATTACCTTGCCAATCGCGAAGTACCCCTCTTTGCTTTCCGATTACGATGAAGTGCTCAAGAACAGGAGATTTCTCGGTGCAGAGCCGCTTGGAATTCATCTGGAGGGCCCCTTTTTCAATCCCGGGAAAAGGGGAGCTCACGCCGAAGAAAACGTGATCACCTCCTTTGACAGGGAAAGAGGGCTTGAAGGATATTTTGGAAGCTTGTCTTCCATTAAGATGGCGACATTGGCTCCCGAAGTCGGTCATGGGATTGAGCTTGTGGAACTATTTACAAAGGCTAATGTCCGTGTCTTCTTGGGCCACACCGAATCGGCAGCTCATTTAGCGCTCGAGGCCAGAAAGAGGGGGGCGGTGGGCATCACCCACCTCTTCAACGCCATGCCTTCCTTCCATCACCGCGAAGGGGGGCTGATAGGGCTCTGTCTCCTTAAAAGACACTTCTACTACTCTTTGATTGCCGATGGCAAACATCTCTCTGAAGAAGCGCTCTCCTTGGCCTGGAGTTTAAATCCCGAGGGTCTTTTTTTAGTTTCGGATGCCTGTGCGCTTTTGGGTACGGATAGTGACGAGGCGACTCTCGGCGGGGAGCCGGTGCTGAGGAAAGGGGGAGTGCCGGCACGGCCCGATGGAAGACTCGCCAGTGGAGCCTTGGGGCTCTCGGGGGCTGTTCAAAGGCTGTGGGGAGCCAGCGGTTGCTCTCGCGAAGAGGCCTTGCTGGCAGCCACAGAAAAGCCAGCCCGAATCATCGGCGAATTCCCCAGAAGGGGCTCTCTTGAAGAGGGGGCCATTGCCGACATCGCTCTTTTCGATGACAACCTCGTGCTCAAAGGTTGCTTTGTCAAGGGTGCAATGAAGTTAGCAGTTCCATCGTGA